In a genomic window of Columba livia isolate bColLiv1 breed racing homer chromosome 4, bColLiv1.pat.W.v2, whole genome shotgun sequence:
- the RAB11FIP5 gene encoding rab11 family-interacting protein 5 isoform X3 — protein sequence MRENTWVLGAWSYSGALCSVLCASLDAPIDPNNSRYKNRCRALSAVPPKAAFWQPCRAARRSRWRWYKLHSKAGKKEKERGEILVSIQFTRNNLTASMFDLSMKDKPRSPFGKLKDKVKGKKKYDLESASAIIPSSMGALDGEDDYDIGGKKSKVKGFFLKNKLRKSSLTQSNTSLGSDSTVSSASLGLAANLPEVTKSPSRHSSLSTERSVKDYLPSPKLTHKRAFSDDVSQVSPVLEPKAIQNLKPKNDPVSRSSLCINGSHVYSDEPAPKSPVSVPQAVPRRQEEGHGFTPLHPDPHEVPWGISGFERAQQRDEPRFIPSPPSLALQEELRVSTKAVTLSNHLGRARMEENSRLENKPTQAATPVVFSTETTKDKPPEETRKEEKRAKGGLFHHGGSKSDAGSKTQAEKVGPSHGSSGHAAASGDERSKTGGWFGSKEPKESPQKPSFSSGPHASTEVAGNFYSSEDCSPSASLRHKDSERESPAKSVGVPVPETTPPSQGDHPPPDEKPAVPPPLSEWDDTFDAFATSRLKPELKKESFFASVAAEGMAFIDDPDAASPTERSAEPAREKQTKAFEEADSQIGEMPTTLRSWTNFSGLDVGANLVSTTQEATVIEDVLSPVSAGSGGRRRKSSTPTVWTVAFASGNPGEKEASTPLTAENSAREEGDSNEEEPSSTGTNGWMTIATETAPELSESAESGAEQDGAFGPRPAFLSDGAFEAKSASCTAACVLPRSPFVPEPLSETLPGSNVAAVPPRVLADVAPRRFPVAPEPGMDPQGAGSEEETFDIRTSVYRLQASMRLEAGENRVKLISDAREQHVVLSPWSGTREREEAVAGSAVPPPKPPRWFAAAGGRGDGEEEEEDAGDLRQRGSQERRDDAEGPKADTELPRQLSSEPSVPVSPSPPVLGADASETGSEFPVPEDAKSAAADSVDNLEARGGELAGGDTSLGENQSEMNETDAAEQFETCPSKFSLDGLGQTGAKQSWSQPGLSLTASVDGAEWEVAPKEELFPEELNTSRLNPPSKLNPAQLETFWTALEEQEAAGPPAAQRLARGDSPSQAVRGDGEGRAGVQPEPGSPGPAAAPPREAQQGRCSGYSRIDFKKADFWKPDRAEEKREQDASSPKNPFAAALSPNPPSNPFVEKPPTPLPVQAVLPEKLGQGGFSFTHLREEALGRGFQPTNPPEEQSPSLHASQPLAFSTPFPVAATNPPQFDFPSPVACPASSAVPAATSRPAARPCPLPQSGDTQASALVVLPRETQPAEKSFFQQTTSPHPVKPISATVQEVSSEKKQQHRSSLTSALSNGLEKLKTVTTSSVQPVAPSSHPEKTDSKKLKDPTVPDQSAKYYHLTHDELIQLLLQREKELSKKEEHIQELENYIDQLLVRIMEQSPTLLQIPLGESNTK from the exons ATGAGGGAGAACACGTGGGTTTTGGGGGCCTGGAGCTACAGCGGAGCTTTGTGCTCTGTTCTCTGTGCTTCCCTCGATGCTCCGATTGATCCCAACAACAGCAGATATAAAAATAGATGCCGGGCGCTTTCTGCCGTTCCTCCCAAAGCTGCCTTTTGGCAGCCGTGCCGTGCGGCTCGTCGTTCTCGGTGGAG GTGGTACAAGCTACACTCCAAGGCcgggaagaaggagaaggagcgCGGGGAGATCCTGGTGAGCATCCAGTTCACGCGTAACAACCTCACGGCCAGCATGTTCGACCTGTCCATGAAGGACAAGCCGCGCTCGCCCTTCGGCaagctgaaggacaaggtgaaggGCAAGAAGAAATACGACTTGGAGTCGGCCTCGGCCATCATCCCCAGCAGCATGGGCGCCCTCGACGGGGAGGACGACTACGACATCGGGGGCAAGAAATCCAAAGTGAAGGGCTTCTTCTTGAAGAACAAGCTGCGCAAGTCGTCCCTGACGCAATCCAACACCTCCCTGGGATCCGACAGCACCGTCTCTTCCGCCAGCCTGGGCCTGGCCGCAAACCTTCCCGAGGTGACCAAATCCCCCAGCAGACACAGCAGCCTGTCCACGGAGCGCTCTG TGAAAGACTATTTGCCGTCTCCGAAGCTGACCCACAAGAGAGCGTTCAGCGACGATGTGTCCCAGGTCAGCCCGGTCCTGGAGCCAAAAGCAATCCAAAACCTGAAACCAAAGAACGACCCCGTGTCCCGCTCTTCCCTCTGCATCAACGGGAGCCACGTTTACAGCGACGAGCCCGCGCCGAAGAGCCCCGTGTCTGTCCCGCAGGCTGTCCCCAGGCGGCAGGAGGAGGGTCACGGCTTCACCCCCCTCCATCCCGACCCCCACGAGGTGCCGTGGGGGATCAGCGGCTTTGAGAGGGCGCAGCAGAGAGACGAGCCCAGGTTCATCCCGTCTCCTCCCAGCCTGGCCTTGCAGGAGGAGCTCAGGGTCTCCACGAAAGCCGTCACGCTCAGCAACCACCTGGGCAGAGCCAGGATGGAGGAAAACAGCCGCTTAGAGAACAAACCGACTCAAGCCGCGACGCCCGTGGTCTTCTCCACGGAGACAACGAAGGACAAACCACCCGAGGAAACgaggaaagaggagaagagagcCAAGGGCGGCCTGTTCCACCACGGGGGCAGCAAGAGCGACGCGGGGAGCAAAACCCAGGCCGAGAAGGTGGGACCCTCGCACGGCTCGTCCGGCCACGCGGCGGCCAGCGGAGACGAGAGGAGCAAAACCGGCGGCTGGTTCGGTTCCAAGGAGCCCAAAGAGTCCCCTCAGAAACCCAG TTTCTCGTCTGGGCCGCATGCTTCAACTGAGGTCGCTGGGAACTTTTATTCCTCTGAGGATTGCAGTCCCTCTGCCTCCCTAAGACATAAAGACTCGGAGAGAGAGTCTCCAGCCAAAAGCGTTGGTGTCCCCGTGCCAGAAACTACCCCCCCATCGCAAGGAGACCACCCTCCTCCGGATGAGAAACCTGCCGTCCCGCCTCCCCTCTCGGAGTGGGACGATACCTTCGATGCCTTTGCGACCAGCAGGCTCAAACCGGAGCTGAAAAAGGAGAGTTTCTTTGCCTCGGTGGCGGCGGAGGGCATGGCTTTTATTGACGACCCCGACGCAGCCAGCCCGACGGAAAGATCGGCCGAGCCGGCTCGCGAGAAGCAGACAAAGGCTTTTGAAGAGGCCGATTCGCAAATCGGCGAAATGCCCACGACTCTGCGGTCTTGGACAAATTTCTCTGGTTTAGACGTTGGGGCAAACTTGGTGAGCACAACCCAGGAGGCGACTGTGATAGAGGACGTGCTGAGCCCCGTGTCCGCGGGGtcggggggaaggaggaggaaaagcagcacgCCTACGGTTTGGACAGTTGCGTTTGCATCGGGAAATCCCGGGGAAAAAGAGGCTTCGACACCACTGACTGCTGAAAATAGCGCTAGGGAGGAAGGGGACAGTAATGAGGAGGAACCTTCTAGCACGGGGACAAACGGGTGGATGACAATAGCCACCGAAACCGCTCCTGAACTGTCGGAGAGTGCCGAAAGCGGGGCTGAGCAGGACGGCGCGTTCGGCCCCCGACCAGCCTTCCTCAGCGACGGCGCCTTCGAAGCCAAGAGCGCATCTTGCACCGCCGCTTGCGTGTTGCCCAGAAGCCCCTTTGTCCCCGAACCCCTCTCCGAAACCCTTCCGGGCAGCAACGTGGCGGCCGTGCCCCCGCGGGTGCTCGCAGACGTGGCACCGCGACGGTTCCCCGTGGCCCCCGAGCCGGGGATGGAcccccagggtgctgggagcGAGGAGGAAACGTTCGACATACGGACTTCGGTCTACCGGCTCCAGGCGAGCATGCGGCTGGAGGCCGGTGAAAACCGTGTCAAACTCATCTCCGACGCTCGGGAGCAGCACGTTGTTCTCTCTCCGTGGTCGGGGACACGAGAGAGGGAGGAGGCGGTGGCTGGCTCGGCTGTGCCGCCCCCAAAACCCCCGAGGTGGTTCGCAGCCGCGGGCGGCAGAGGGGacggtgaggaggaggaggaggatgctggTGACCTGCGGCAGCGAGGCAGCCAGGAGCGACGGGATGACGCAGAGGGCCCGAAGGCAGACACGGAGCTGCCGAGGCAGCTGAGCAGCGAGCCCTCGGTTCCGGTGTCTCCCAGCCCGCCCGTGCTGGGAGCAGATGCATCTGAAACCGGGAGCGAGTTCCCGGTGCCCGAGGATGCCAAATCTGCTGCTGCGGACTCGGTGGATAACTTGGAGGCGAGAGGTGGTGagctggcaggaggggacacctCTCTGGGGGAAAACCAGTCAGAGATGAATGAGACAGATGCGGCTGAGCAGTTTGAGACTTGCCCATCCAAGTTCTCCCTGGATGGATTAGGCCAGACGGGAGCTAAGCAGAGCTGGAGCCAGCCAGGTCTATCTCTGACGGCGAGCGTGGATGGTGCCGAGTGGGAGGTGGCCCCCAAAGAGGAGCTGTTCCCCGAGGAGCTCAATACATCAAGACTAAACCCACCTTCCAAGCTAAACCCGGCCCAGCTGGAAACCTTCTGGACGGCTCTGGAAGAGCAGGAGGCGGCCGGTCCCCCCGCGGCCCAAAGGTTAGCGCGTGGGGACAGTCCCTCCCAGGCGGTGCGGGGTGACGGTGAGGGGCGAGCGGGGGTCCAGCCTGAGCCCGGCTCCCCTGGGCCGGCGGCCGCTCCTCCCCGCGAGGCGCAGCAGGGCAGATGCTCAGGATACAGCAGGATAGATTTCAAGAAAGCCGATTTCTGGAAGCCAGACAGGGCAGAGGAGAAGCGCGAGCAGGACGCTTCATCCCCAAAAAACCCATTCGCTGCGGCACTCAGCCCAAACCCCCCCAGCAACCCCTTTGTGGAGAAGCCGCCAACTCCCCTCCCCGTCCAAGCCGTCCTGCCCGAAAAGCTCGGTCAGGGAGGCTTCAGCTTCACCCACCTCCGTGAGGAAGCCCTTGGGCGAGGCTTCCAGCCCACTAACCCTCCCGAGGAGCAGTCTCCTTCCCTGCATGCCAGCCAGCCCTTGGCCTTCTCCACCCCTTTCCCTGTGGCTGCCACTAACCCTCCGCAGTTTGATTTCCCCTCCCCTGTGGCGTGCCCGGCCAGCAGCGCGGTCCCCGCCGCCACcagccgccccgccgcccggccctGTCCTTTGCCGCAGTCCGGTGACACACAAGCTTCAGCGCTCGTGGTTTTGCCCAGGGAGACACAGCCAGCTGAGAAGTCCTTTTTCCAGCAGACGACCAG TCCTCACCCGGTGAAACCCATCAGTGCCACAGTGCAAGAGGTCTCCAgtgagaagaagcagcagcacaggtccAGCCTGACGAGTGCGCTGAGTAATGGTCTGGAGAAGCTGAAGACGGTCACCACGAGCAGCGTCCAGCCCGTGGCGCCCTCCTCTCACCCGGAGAAAACAGACTCCAAGAAATTAAAG GATCCCACCGTACCGGACCAGTCAGCCAAGTATTATCACTTGACCCACGATGAACTcatccagctcctgctgcagagagagaaggagctGAGCAAGAAGGAGGAGCACATCCAGGAACTGGAGAACTACATCGACCAGCTGCTGGTGCGCATCATGGAACAGTCCCCCACGCTCCTCCAGATCCCGCTGGGGGAAAGCAACACCAAGTAA
- the RAB11FIP5 gene encoding rab11 family-interacting protein 5 isoform X5, translating into MALLRAAALPAEGSPAWLPTHVQVTVVRARGLRCKGGGGGKAGTSDAYTIIQLGREKYSTSVAEKSPGNPEWREECAFELPPELGGLVLTVMHRALVGMDRFLGQAMVPLEPALQRGRAPDERWYKLHSKAGKKEKERGEILVSIQFTRNNLTASMFDLSMKDKPRSPFGKLKDKVKGKKKYDLESASAIIPSSMGALDGEDDYDIGGKKSKVKGFFLKNKLRKSSLTQSNTSLGSDSTVSSASLGLAANLPEVTKSPSRHSSLSTERSVKDYLPSPKLTHKRAFSDDVSQVSPVLEPKAIQNLKPKNDPVSRSSLCINGSHVYSDEPAPKSPVSVPQAVPRRQEEGHGFTPLHPDPHEVPWGISGFERAQQRDEPRFIPSPPSLALQEELRVSTKAVTLSNHLGRARMEENSRLENKPTQAATPVVFSTETTKDKPPEETRKEEKRAKGGLFHHGGSKSDAGSKTQAEKVGPSHGSSGHAAASGDERSKTGGWFGSKEPKESPQKPSFSSGPHASTEVAGNFYSSEDCSPSASLRHKDSERESPAKSVGVPVPETTPPSQGDHPPPDEKPAVPPPLSEWDDTFDAFATSRLKPELKKESFFASVAAEGMAFIDDPDAASPTERSAEPAREKQTKAFEEADSQIGEMPTTLRSWTNFSGLDVGANLVSTTQEATVIEDVLSPVSAGSGGRRRKSSTPTVWTVAFASGNPGEKEASTPLTAENSAREEGDSNEEEPSSTGTNGWMTIATETAPELSESAESGAEQDGAFGPRPAFLSDGAFEAKSASCTAACVLPRSPFVPEPLSETLPGSNVAAVPPRVLADVAPRRFPVAPEPGMDPQGAGSEEETFDIRTSVYRLQASMRLEAGENRVKLISDAREQHVVLSPWSGTREREEAVAGSAVPPPKPPRWFAAAGGRGDGEEEEEDAGDLRQRGSQERRDDAEGPKADTELPRQLSSEPSVPVSPSPPVLGADASETGSEFPVPEDAKSAAADSVDNLEARGGELAGGDTSLGENQSEMNETDAAEQFETCPSKFSLDGLGQTGAKQSWSQPGLSLTASVDGAEWEVAPKEELFPEELNTSRLNPPSKLNPAQLETFWTALEEQEAAGPPAAQSPHPVKPISATVQEVSSEKKQQHRSSLTSALSNGLEKLKTVTTSSVQPVAPSSHPEKTDSKKLKDPTVPDQSAKYYHLTHDELIQLLLQREKELSKKEEHIQELENYIDQLLVRIMEQSPTLLQIPLGESNTK; encoded by the exons GTGGTACAAGCTACACTCCAAGGCcgggaagaaggagaaggagcgCGGGGAGATCCTGGTGAGCATCCAGTTCACGCGTAACAACCTCACGGCCAGCATGTTCGACCTGTCCATGAAGGACAAGCCGCGCTCGCCCTTCGGCaagctgaaggacaaggtgaaggGCAAGAAGAAATACGACTTGGAGTCGGCCTCGGCCATCATCCCCAGCAGCATGGGCGCCCTCGACGGGGAGGACGACTACGACATCGGGGGCAAGAAATCCAAAGTGAAGGGCTTCTTCTTGAAGAACAAGCTGCGCAAGTCGTCCCTGACGCAATCCAACACCTCCCTGGGATCCGACAGCACCGTCTCTTCCGCCAGCCTGGGCCTGGCCGCAAACCTTCCCGAGGTGACCAAATCCCCCAGCAGACACAGCAGCCTGTCCACGGAGCGCTCTG TGAAAGACTATTTGCCGTCTCCGAAGCTGACCCACAAGAGAGCGTTCAGCGACGATGTGTCCCAGGTCAGCCCGGTCCTGGAGCCAAAAGCAATCCAAAACCTGAAACCAAAGAACGACCCCGTGTCCCGCTCTTCCCTCTGCATCAACGGGAGCCACGTTTACAGCGACGAGCCCGCGCCGAAGAGCCCCGTGTCTGTCCCGCAGGCTGTCCCCAGGCGGCAGGAGGAGGGTCACGGCTTCACCCCCCTCCATCCCGACCCCCACGAGGTGCCGTGGGGGATCAGCGGCTTTGAGAGGGCGCAGCAGAGAGACGAGCCCAGGTTCATCCCGTCTCCTCCCAGCCTGGCCTTGCAGGAGGAGCTCAGGGTCTCCACGAAAGCCGTCACGCTCAGCAACCACCTGGGCAGAGCCAGGATGGAGGAAAACAGCCGCTTAGAGAACAAACCGACTCAAGCCGCGACGCCCGTGGTCTTCTCCACGGAGACAACGAAGGACAAACCACCCGAGGAAACgaggaaagaggagaagagagcCAAGGGCGGCCTGTTCCACCACGGGGGCAGCAAGAGCGACGCGGGGAGCAAAACCCAGGCCGAGAAGGTGGGACCCTCGCACGGCTCGTCCGGCCACGCGGCGGCCAGCGGAGACGAGAGGAGCAAAACCGGCGGCTGGTTCGGTTCCAAGGAGCCCAAAGAGTCCCCTCAGAAACCCAG TTTCTCGTCTGGGCCGCATGCTTCAACTGAGGTCGCTGGGAACTTTTATTCCTCTGAGGATTGCAGTCCCTCTGCCTCCCTAAGACATAAAGACTCGGAGAGAGAGTCTCCAGCCAAAAGCGTTGGTGTCCCCGTGCCAGAAACTACCCCCCCATCGCAAGGAGACCACCCTCCTCCGGATGAGAAACCTGCCGTCCCGCCTCCCCTCTCGGAGTGGGACGATACCTTCGATGCCTTTGCGACCAGCAGGCTCAAACCGGAGCTGAAAAAGGAGAGTTTCTTTGCCTCGGTGGCGGCGGAGGGCATGGCTTTTATTGACGACCCCGACGCAGCCAGCCCGACGGAAAGATCGGCCGAGCCGGCTCGCGAGAAGCAGACAAAGGCTTTTGAAGAGGCCGATTCGCAAATCGGCGAAATGCCCACGACTCTGCGGTCTTGGACAAATTTCTCTGGTTTAGACGTTGGGGCAAACTTGGTGAGCACAACCCAGGAGGCGACTGTGATAGAGGACGTGCTGAGCCCCGTGTCCGCGGGGtcggggggaaggaggaggaaaagcagcacgCCTACGGTTTGGACAGTTGCGTTTGCATCGGGAAATCCCGGGGAAAAAGAGGCTTCGACACCACTGACTGCTGAAAATAGCGCTAGGGAGGAAGGGGACAGTAATGAGGAGGAACCTTCTAGCACGGGGACAAACGGGTGGATGACAATAGCCACCGAAACCGCTCCTGAACTGTCGGAGAGTGCCGAAAGCGGGGCTGAGCAGGACGGCGCGTTCGGCCCCCGACCAGCCTTCCTCAGCGACGGCGCCTTCGAAGCCAAGAGCGCATCTTGCACCGCCGCTTGCGTGTTGCCCAGAAGCCCCTTTGTCCCCGAACCCCTCTCCGAAACCCTTCCGGGCAGCAACGTGGCGGCCGTGCCCCCGCGGGTGCTCGCAGACGTGGCACCGCGACGGTTCCCCGTGGCCCCCGAGCCGGGGATGGAcccccagggtgctgggagcGAGGAGGAAACGTTCGACATACGGACTTCGGTCTACCGGCTCCAGGCGAGCATGCGGCTGGAGGCCGGTGAAAACCGTGTCAAACTCATCTCCGACGCTCGGGAGCAGCACGTTGTTCTCTCTCCGTGGTCGGGGACACGAGAGAGGGAGGAGGCGGTGGCTGGCTCGGCTGTGCCGCCCCCAAAACCCCCGAGGTGGTTCGCAGCCGCGGGCGGCAGAGGGGacggtgaggaggaggaggaggatgctggTGACCTGCGGCAGCGAGGCAGCCAGGAGCGACGGGATGACGCAGAGGGCCCGAAGGCAGACACGGAGCTGCCGAGGCAGCTGAGCAGCGAGCCCTCGGTTCCGGTGTCTCCCAGCCCGCCCGTGCTGGGAGCAGATGCATCTGAAACCGGGAGCGAGTTCCCGGTGCCCGAGGATGCCAAATCTGCTGCTGCGGACTCGGTGGATAACTTGGAGGCGAGAGGTGGTGagctggcaggaggggacacctCTCTGGGGGAAAACCAGTCAGAGATGAATGAGACAGATGCGGCTGAGCAGTTTGAGACTTGCCCATCCAAGTTCTCCCTGGATGGATTAGGCCAGACGGGAGCTAAGCAGAGCTGGAGCCAGCCAGGTCTATCTCTGACGGCGAGCGTGGATGGTGCCGAGTGGGAGGTGGCCCCCAAAGAGGAGCTGTTCCCCGAGGAGCTCAATACATCAAGACTAAACCCACCTTCCAAGCTAAACCCGGCCCAGCTGGAAACCTTCTGGACGGCTCTGGAAGAGCAGGAGGCGGCCGGTCCCCCCGCGGCCCAAAG TCCTCACCCGGTGAAACCCATCAGTGCCACAGTGCAAGAGGTCTCCAgtgagaagaagcagcagcacaggtccAGCCTGACGAGTGCGCTGAGTAATGGTCTGGAGAAGCTGAAGACGGTCACCACGAGCAGCGTCCAGCCCGTGGCGCCCTCCTCTCACCCGGAGAAAACAGACTCCAAGAAATTAAAG GATCCCACCGTACCGGACCAGTCAGCCAAGTATTATCACTTGACCCACGATGAACTcatccagctcctgctgcagagagagaaggagctGAGCAAGAAGGAGGAGCACATCCAGGAACTGGAGAACTACATCGACCAGCTGCTGGTGCGCATCATGGAACAGTCCCCCACGCTCCTCCAGATCCCGCTGGGGGAAAGCAACACCAAGTAA